A portion of the Candidatus Eisenbacteria bacterium genome contains these proteins:
- a CDS encoding sigma-54-dependent Fis family transcriptional regulator, producing the protein MPSLLIVDDEPNIRSSLKAALEREGYQVDEAASIAAARDRLREACDFVLLDVWFPGENGLDLLAEIHASAPDTTVIMMSGHATLDTAIQATRLGAFDFLEKPVALERLLVLLKNAQTTRALQVENRRLQEPWMAPLIGDSLAIRSLLEQIALAGPSPARVLIRGEHGTGKELVARALHASSARRAMPFVAVNCSAIPEELFESELFGHERGSFTGATQARRGRFEEAHGGTLLLDEVADLSARAQTKLLRVLQEGELTRVGGSRPIRVDVRVVAATNRDLSAAVELETFREDLYFRLAVIPITVPSLRERIEDVPLLVEHFVAQLTRETGRKPKTFAPGAFDALSHYAFPGNVRELRNLVERLIIMSAGNRIGADEVRAVLPARPSDDAVGGPLNEAVRDFERHHIESTLKAESGNMTRAAARLGLERSHLYKKMRQLGLRGDEEKG; encoded by the coding sequence ATGCCATCGCTGTTGATCGTCGATGACGAGCCGAACATCCGCAGCAGTCTCAAAGCCGCACTCGAACGCGAGGGCTATCAGGTCGACGAGGCCGCCAGCATCGCGGCCGCGCGTGACCGACTGCGCGAGGCCTGCGACTTCGTGCTGCTCGACGTGTGGTTCCCGGGCGAGAACGGGCTCGACCTGCTGGCCGAGATCCACGCGAGTGCTCCGGACACCACGGTGATCATGATGTCGGGCCACGCCACGCTCGATACCGCCATCCAGGCCACGCGGCTCGGCGCGTTCGACTTCCTGGAGAAGCCGGTCGCGCTCGAACGGTTGCTGGTGCTGCTCAAGAACGCCCAGACCACCCGCGCGCTGCAGGTCGAGAATCGCAGGCTGCAGGAGCCGTGGATGGCGCCACTCATCGGGGACTCGCTCGCGATTCGTTCGCTGCTCGAACAGATCGCGCTCGCCGGCCCCTCGCCCGCCCGCGTGCTGATCCGCGGAGAACACGGAACCGGCAAGGAGCTGGTTGCGCGAGCACTCCATGCCTCGAGCGCGCGTCGCGCGATGCCGTTTGTGGCCGTCAACTGTTCCGCGATTCCCGAGGAGCTGTTCGAGTCCGAGCTGTTCGGCCACGAGCGCGGCTCGTTCACCGGCGCGACCCAGGCGCGGCGCGGCCGCTTCGAGGAAGCCCACGGCGGAACGCTGCTGCTCGACGAAGTCGCGGACCTCAGCGCGCGCGCGCAGACCAAGCTGCTGCGAGTGCTCCAGGAAGGCGAACTCACCCGGGTGGGTGGCAGCCGGCCGATTCGCGTCGACGTGCGAGTGGTGGCGGCGACCAACCGCGACCTGTCGGCCGCGGTCGAACTCGAGACGTTTCGCGAGGATCTCTACTTCCGGCTCGCGGTCATTCCCATCACCGTGCCGTCGCTGCGCGAGCGCATCGAGGATGTGCCGTTGCTGGTCGAGCACTTCGTGGCCCAACTCACACGCGAGACTGGACGCAAACCCAAGACCTTCGCGCCCGGGGCCTTCGACGCGCTGAGCCACTACGCGTTCCCCGGCAACGTGCGGGAGCTGCGAAACCTGGTCGAGCGGCTGATCATCATGAGCGCAGGCAACCGTATCGGCGCCGACGAAGTGCGCGCGGTATTGCCGGCGCGCCCGAGCGATGACGCCGTCGGTGGACCGCTGAACGAAGCGGTGCGTGACTTCGAGCGCCACCACATCGAGTCGACGCTCAAGGCCGAAAGCGGCAACATGACGCGCGCAGCCGCACGGCTGGGGCTCGAACGCAGCCACCTCTACAAGAAGATGCGGCAGCTCGGGCTGCGCGGGGATGAGGAAAAGGGCTAG
- a CDS encoding HAMP domain-containing protein has product MNSLRLRLMLGVSLVAIVPLAIALALMSQRIQRTVEAQAAERLSAALGSLQTQLAGDAARLTEKLGLLARDPQMKRLYLVESASSAELSRYLADQQFLLDLDFLFVVDAQGRLIADAATAPTARARLGREPLVGAALGEMSPDPLALTAVQGAPALVLDAAQSIRYRDELVGRIRGGVLLDSTLLARLARTSGVELVLYAGRGEPIATSLRDGEALPAIGNQVAERVEIAGRSYLAQRRALAIGSEPHVQLAGLAATSSADETLAALRWTSLSLGLLGVLIAMGLGVLWSRQVSRPVERLARFSDQIARGEWDQPLAMESVGELQTLVASLERMRTDLRSYRERLSASERQAAYGQMARKVAHEIKNPLTPIAVSIADLKRSYDQNRADFPHILEQAVRTIGEEVHALKRLINEFSEFGRFPPPQFVAFDVAELVTDLKTLYRREFSEARLTFDPAPATLRLEADRAQLRQVLLNLIQNGLDAAAPTGRVNVGIGSAGQWLELVVHDDGPGLTDEQRAQLFVPGFTSKAHGSGLGLTIVERIVTDHGGTIAVESTSGHGATFRVRLPMRREV; this is encoded by the coding sequence ATGAACTCACTGCGGCTGCGGCTCATGCTCGGAGTCTCGCTGGTTGCGATCGTGCCGCTCGCGATCGCACTCGCGCTCATGAGCCAGCGCATCCAGCGCACCGTCGAAGCGCAGGCGGCCGAGCGCCTGAGCGCGGCACTCGGCTCGCTGCAAACGCAGCTCGCCGGTGACGCTGCGCGTCTGACCGAGAAGCTCGGACTGCTGGCGCGCGACCCACAGATGAAGCGGCTCTACCTGGTCGAGTCGGCGAGCAGCGCCGAGCTGTCGCGCTATCTGGCGGATCAGCAATTCCTGCTCGACCTCGACTTTCTGTTCGTGGTCGACGCGCAGGGCCGGCTGATCGCCGATGCGGCGACTGCCCCGACCGCACGCGCGCGTCTCGGGCGCGAGCCGCTGGTCGGCGCGGCACTCGGCGAGATGTCGCCCGATCCGCTGGCGCTCACGGCGGTGCAGGGCGCCCCTGCGCTGGTGCTCGACGCTGCGCAGTCGATTCGCTATCGCGACGAGTTGGTCGGGCGCATTCGCGGCGGTGTACTCCTCGATTCGACGCTGCTCGCGCGGCTCGCGCGCACCAGCGGTGTGGAGCTGGTGTTGTATGCGGGACGCGGCGAGCCGATCGCGACCTCGCTGAGAGACGGCGAAGCGCTGCCCGCGATCGGCAACCAGGTGGCGGAACGGGTCGAGATCGCAGGCCGCTCGTACCTGGCGCAGCGTCGCGCACTCGCGATCGGCTCCGAACCGCACGTGCAACTCGCGGGCCTCGCTGCCACCTCGTCCGCCGACGAGACGCTGGCCGCGTTGCGATGGACCTCGCTGTCGCTCGGGCTTCTCGGCGTGCTGATCGCGATGGGGCTCGGTGTGTTGTGGTCGCGGCAGGTCTCGCGTCCGGTCGAGCGACTCGCCCGTTTCTCGGATCAGATCGCGCGCGGCGAGTGGGATCAACCACTGGCCATGGAGAGCGTCGGAGAACTGCAGACTCTGGTCGCTTCGCTCGAACGCATGCGCACCGACCTGCGTTCCTATCGCGAGCGCCTGAGTGCCTCGGAGCGCCAGGCCGCCTACGGTCAGATGGCGCGAAAGGTGGCGCACGAGATCAAGAATCCGCTCACGCCGATCGCGGTCTCGATCGCGGACCTCAAGCGCTCCTACGATCAGAACCGCGCGGACTTTCCGCACATCCTCGAACAGGCGGTCCGCACCATCGGCGAGGAAGTCCACGCGCTCAAGCGACTCATCAACGAGTTCTCGGAGTTCGGGCGCTTCCCGCCGCCTCAGTTCGTGGCATTCGATGTGGCCGAACTCGTCACCGACCTGAAAACGCTCTATCGCCGCGAGTTCAGCGAGGCGCGACTGACCTTCGATCCCGCGCCCGCCACGCTGCGACTCGAGGCCGATCGCGCCCAGCTTCGGCAGGTGTTGCTCAATCTGATCCAGAACGGTCTCGATGCCGCGGCGCCGACCGGCCGCGTGAATGTGGGCATCGGGAGCGCCGGTCAGTGGCTCGAGCTGGTGGTGCATGACGACGGACCGGGCCTGACCGACGAGCAGCGTGCGCAACTTTTCGTGCCCGGATTCACCAGCAAGGCGCACGGCAGTGGACTCGGACTCACGATCGTGGAGCGGATCGTGACCGACCATGGCGGAACCATCGCCGTCGAGTCGACGAGCGGCCACGGAGCGACGTTCCGGGTGCGACTGCCCATGCGACGAGAGGTGTGA